Genomic segment of Amphibacillus xylanus NBRC 15112:
CTCTCCTCTGTTATTTACCCACACGTTACCGTTTTCGAGAAATGAGAGGTCTGGACGTTGCTTAGCTAAAACACTATCCTTAAATACAACAATCCGAGCAATAGGATAAATTTGATTTTCTTCTAATACTTCCATCATTTTCACTGGATCACCAATGTACGGTTTTGAAATATCATAAAATGGGGAATTTTCATCTGGTCTGAACGTTAAGTTCCCATAATCATCTTTAATATCGATTACCATTGCATTTAATTCAGTCGACTTTACAAGCTCTAATAATGTTTGAAAACGGGCACCACCTGCGGAATGACCTGTTACGTAAATTCCTCGTACATGATCCGGATAATTAAAAGTATATCCAGAATTATATGTAAAACGTGCTAAAAATCTATTTGGTTCAATTAACTGAATTTGCGTCTCTCTGGTTGAATGATCATTAACAATAAGTTGTTCTGAATTCTCTGCCATTATCGTTGGTTGATTTATTAATAAGCTGATTATTATAATCGCAAAAATAACCCAACCCTTTCTAAGTTGTTTAAACATGCTCTCTACCCCCAAGTCATTATTCCGCTATACAATATCAACAAGATAGTTATAAACACTTCATTTTTTCTATCTAGTTACTACTTTTTATAGCTTCTCACCTAATCCCCATTATATAAGAAAATACGATAAATTGATACGTGTAAACAGATATTTAGACAATTGAAGTATAAAAAACCCCAAACGAGTAACAATGACTCGCTTGAGGTTGGGTTGTGATTTATTATTCTGCTTTAACTGGCTCGTCTTGTGATACAGCTAGTTCATGACGGTAAATACCAGTTGATGAATCAAATCCAACAGCATAGTTTAATACTCTGTTATTAACAGGTACAAGTTTTGCTCGGTAAACTGTTGGGAATACTGGAACTTCCTCTACCATTAACTTCTGCCATTCTTTATAAACATTTTGACGATACTCTTGATCGAAAGCTGCTTCAGAAATACCTTCAGCTAATAAACGATCATTCTCTTCGTTTGTATAACGTGGGAAGTTAAATGCAGCATTTCGGCCATATAATCCTGATGGGTCAACGTCAGATGCAACACCCCAAGCACCTTGGTAAATGTCAATAGCTGGATCATCAGCTTCTACACGGTCATAGAATGTATTAAATTCTTGTAAACGGCCATCTAGTAATTGAACATTTAGTCCAACTGCTTCCCACGCTTGCATGTAGTAGCGTGCGATTGGTTCAGCTGTATCTCCACCTGACATTGATGCAAAGTTAATCACTAATTTATTTCCATCGCGGTCTTCACGGAAACCATCACCGTCAACGTCAATATAGCCTGCTTCATCTAAGATTTCATTTGCTTTTTCCGGATCATAAAGTGGAGCTTCAATCGTTCCATCATGATAATCTGGGTGTGAAGGTGGAATTAGAGTTGTTGCATTCCAACGTAAACCATTATAGAACTGTTTACCGATTGTATCATTATCAACTGCATACCACATCGCACGACGTAGGTTTACGTCAGCCATCTTCATATCTGGGTCCATAACAACTTCGCCAGCTTCTTCATCCCATTTTCCTAATTTAAAACCAATATACGTATAAGCATTTTCAACATCTGCTAAGAACTGAACGTTAGATAAATCTTTATTATCTGGATACTGATCAGTAGGGAATGAAGAAACTAAGTCAACTTCACCATTTTTAACAGATTGAACAACAACGTTCGGGTTCACAACACGAATCGTTACGCCATCAAGGTTTGGTTCACCTCTCCAGTAATCTTCGTTTTTCACTAAAGTTACCGATTCACCTGGTACAATACTGTCTACTTTAAATGGTCCCATACCGATTGGGTTACGACGAACTGCATCTGATGAAGACATTTCTGCTACTGGAATATCTTCAAAAATATGCTTAGGCATTGCATATGTCCAAACACCACTTGCTAATAAAGAAGGTGTAAATTGATCATAAGTAATTGTAAATGACTTTTCATCGTGAATTTCAATTCCTGAAATAGAATCTGCTTCACCTTTATGGTATGCTTCCATACCTTGAATAATTGTAAAATCAGAATTGTAACGAACACCATCATACTCTGGGTGACCAATTACTTCATAAGAAAATACCCAGTCTTCTGCTGTTACAGGCTTACCATCATGCCAGTTCACATTATCTCTAATTGTGAATGTAATTGAGTTTTCCTCTTGATTCACCTCAAAAGTTGCTGCGCCATCTTGAGTGAAATTGTAATTTTCATCAATCGCTAAAAGTGATTCATCAAACCAGTCAATAATCTCAACATCTGGATTTCCAGAATAGAAGGTATAGTTTAATGTTCCTTCAAATGGAGAATCTGTTACAAGGCCATAATTGATTGTACCACCTTCAATTGCCTCTCCTTCATTTGTTTTTATCTTGTCAAAATCATCGATAGAAAAAATCTGATCATCAGCTTTTTCACCACATGCAGCAAGAATTAATACTAATCCTACTAAAAGAACGGCTGAAAGCTTTTTCATGCTGTTTTTTATCATTTTGTATGACTTCCCCCTTCA
This window contains:
- the opp4A gene encoding oligopeptide ABC transporter substrate-binding protein, whose product is MIKNSMKKLSAVLLVGLVLILAACGEKADDQIFSIDDFDKIKTNEGEAIEGGTINYGLVTDSPFEGTLNYTFYSGNPDVEIIDWFDESLLAIDENYNFTQDGAATFEVNQEENSITFTIRDNVNWHDGKPVTAEDWVFSYEVIGHPEYDGVRYNSDFTIIQGMEAYHKGEADSISGIEIHDEKSFTITYDQFTPSLLASGVWTYAMPKHIFEDIPVAEMSSSDAVRRNPIGMGPFKVDSIVPGESVTLVKNEDYWRGEPNLDGVTIRVVNPNVVVQSVKNGEVDLVSSFPTDQYPDNKDLSNVQFLADVENAYTYIGFKLGKWDEEAGEVVMDPDMKMADVNLRRAMWYAVDNDTIGKQFYNGLRWNATTLIPPSHPDYHDGTIEAPLYDPEKANEILDEAGYIDVDGDGFREDRDGNKLVINFASMSGGDTAEPIARYYMQAWEAVGLNVQLLDGRLQEFNTFYDRVEADDPAIDIYQGAWGVASDVDPSGLYGRNAAFNFPRYTNEENDRLLAEGISEAAFDQEYRQNVYKEWQKLMVEEVPVFPTVYRAKLVPVNNRVLNYAVGFDSSTGIYRHELAVSQDEPVKAE